From the Planctomycetota bacterium genome, the window AGTTAAGGTTTAAGGGTAACATAATGAATCTGTTTAAGTTTGTTAGCAGAGGTTATCGGAAAGAAAAAGCCATAGCGTAGAGGTAAAACAGCTAATAAACCGAAAGAAGAAACTTATAAAAATTATTCAACAGAGCAGGGGATTTTATACCTTATGAAACCGCTTCTAATAACTTCTTACAAATTTTTCCGCAATCTTACCGCAGGGTTTAATACCGCGGGTCTTCTCGAGATACCCAATCTCACCCAAGCAGGAAACCCCTGAAAATTCGCTGATGGTTTTAGCGGCGTATTTTTCCGCCAGTCCCTTTTTAAACGGCGCGTGATAGTTTATGATAAACCCAATCACCTTTAAGCCGTAATCACGGGCTGATTTTATAGTCAGTAATGTATGATTAATCGTGCCCAAAGACGGCCGCGTGACAACGAGCAGGGGCAGTTTCATATCACGAACCAAATCCGCCACTAGATATTTTCCTTTAAGCGGGACCATTAAGCCCCCCACTCCTTCAACCAGCATTACTCTGTGCCGCGCCTTTAGAACCTTATAAGCGGAAAATATATTAGCAAGGTTTACTTTTCGCTTGGTCAGCCCGGCAGCCAGCGACGGTGCCAGAGGCAGCTTTAAACATATTGGATTAACCAAGCTAAGCGAGTCTTTTACGCCTGTTGCTTTAACCAATAATTCCGCATCCTCAGATATCAGCCTTACTCTTTGCTCTTTGCCCTTTGCCCTTTGCTTTGCTCCTGAGGCAATTGGTTTCATTATGCCGACATCATATCCTTTTTGCTTCAGGGCCAGCGCCAGGGATGTCGTGACGACGGTTTTGCCCACTCCGGTATCCGTGCCCGTAATAAACACTGATAATGATTTATTTGACTTCGGCATGTTGTTATTATAAAGTTATGAATGAATTCTGACAAGAAAATCATCACCTTGTAACGAATATAATTTATGTTTGAAATAATCTCCAAAGGCGGATTTTTCATCTGGCCGCTCTTAGTTTGCTCGGTTATTTCACTTGCCGTGATAATCGACCGCTTTTTCGCCCTGCGCCGAGGCCGGCGCGAGTTTGCCGCGTTCGTAAAAGAATTTATTCCTACATTAGAAAAAAAAGGGATAAAGGAATCTATCGAATTCTGCAGGAAATCACGGGTTCCGCTGGCAAGAATCTACGAAAAAGGGCTGGAAGATTACCAATCCAGGATGGATAAAGAACGGACCAAACAGATAATGCAGGAAATCGCCGGGCTGGAACTGCCGTCACTGGAACGGGGCCTGAAAATACTTTCCGTAATTGCCCATATTTCCCCGCTTTTGGGATTTCTGGGGACGGTCACAGGAATGATAAACGCCTTCCAAACGATACAATCGGCAACCGCTTCCGGAGAACCGGCCGGGCCGGGTATGCTTGCGGGCGGCATCTGGGAAGCCCTGATAACCACAGCGGTCGGATTAATCGTTGCCATACCCACCTATATCGCTTTTGCCTATTTTTCCAATGTGGTCGATAAAATGACCAATGATATGGAGCGGCACAGCCGCGAAATGCTGGAAAAATTATGAGTCCAGTCAGATTCGAACAGCCCTGGATATTACTCGCTTGCCTGCCTATCCTGGCAATTCTCTTTTACTTTTCGGGTAAAGGTACGGCGAAACGGGCAAGATGGTGGATTTCTTATACTATCCGCAGTATTATCGTGATGCTCCTCGTTATAATTTTGGGCGGGGCAAACTTCACGGTGAAAAGCGGAAATCTGTGCAGGATTTATTTGGTGGATAATTCGGGAAGCATTTTCCTTAACCAGATGGAAGCGCTCGATGCCATCCAGAACGATGCCAAAAAGCTAAAGCCCGATGACCTGGCAGGATTAATAGTTTTCGGAGGAAATGCCTCGGTAGAAATTGCTCCGGTAAAGGCATCCGAATTCAAGCCCAGCATACAGCTTAATTCATCTATTAACAAAAACCAAACCGATATAGAAAAAGCCCTGCGCACGGCCACGGAAACATTCCCTGAAGGTTACCAGAAAGAAATAATGCTCTTTTCAGACGGCCTGGAAACCACCGGGTATGCAAAAGAAATTATTCCGATGCTGGTAAACAGCAGTATCAAAGTAAATGCCATGCCTATCGGAGCCATGAATATAAGCGACCTGGCAATCAATGAATTTTCCCTGCCCGCTGTGACAACGATTAACCAGCCGGTAAGCGGAAAAATAATCCTTTCGAGCACTGTCCAGGCAGAAGCATCACTCCATATTTACGAGACGGGAAAAAGCGTCAAACAGTGGAACAATCTTAAATTAAACAAGGCTAATCCGTTAACGCTCTCTTTCGAACTTCCCCCTTCGGATACGGCCGTGCAGGAATTTGAGGCAGTTTTGAAGACGGATAATTTTAATGAACTATGCACCGTGAATAATACAGCCAGGGCCATAACCGCAAGGAAAGACAAGCCATCCATATTTTATTGCGCCGGCGGCCAACCCACGGCGGAGCTTGCGCAAATCATCAAAACAAACGGTTATTTCAGGCTTGACGAAAAGAAAACATTTGACAACCTGAATTTATACGATGGAATCATTATTGATAACCTACCGCTTAATGAACTGAAAAAAGAAGAACTGGATGCGGTTAAGGATTTCGTGCACGGCGGCGGCGGGGTATTAATGATGGGAGGCAAAAAAAGTTATGCCCTAGGCGGCTATCAGGGTTCGATGCTGGAAGAAATCTCACCGGTCTGGTTCGCGCCTCCCCACAATATCGCCTTAGCAATAATTCTGGACCGTTCTGGAAGCATGGAAGAACCCATCACCGCGGACAGCAATAAGTGGTCGATCGCCCGGCAGGCCTTAAACGAAGCATTGAAACTCCTTTCCGGCAAGGACGAACTGGAAATCATTATTTTCAACGACCGCTACGAGACCATACGTGCCTTACAGAAGATGTCGGATTTATCCGATGTAAACAACCTCCTCAAGCAAATCCAGCCGAACGGCTCAACGGTAATACTTGCGCCAATCAGGCAAAAGGCATTTAGCGACCTGGCAGGCACCGGAACTGCACGCAAGCATATCATACTCATTTCTGACGGCGCCAGCACAGGAGGGGAAACCAAAGAAGATGCGTTGAAGCTGGGCGGAGAACTTGCCGGGGCGGGAATAACCATCTCAACCATTGCCACAGGAGAAAGCGTTGATGAGGATTTCCTTAAAAACGTCACCAATAAAGAAACTAACGGGCGTTTTTACCGGTTGTCCGATTTCCTGACATTATCCGATTTCCTTAAAAACGACCTCTCCTACTACCAGGGATTATATTATGAAGGCGAAACAAATATCGAAATCATTGCCGAGAAGGAATGGTTCACGGGAATTAATGACCTGCCGCAAGTGGATGGCTATAACCGGACGAGCCTCAAGGAAGACGCCGAATCAATCATAGAAACTAAGGGAAACCGCGAGCCGATACTTTCCGGACGGCATTACGGCAAAGGCAAGGTATTCGCCTTTGCATCAGCCCTTAATAAAGAATGGGCAAAAGAATGGATTGATTGGCAGAGCCTGGGAGAATTCTGGAATATTATTCTTTCCAAAATGATTCCATCAGGGGCAAACGGAAAAACCGATTTATCCATCGCCCACCTGGTTTCCGAAGATAACACATTGAAAATAAATATCCGCAATGCCCAAAACGAACACAACCTCCAATTCGATATTGAAATAGGAAAACAAGGGTTAAACATATCACGAAAACAGGCTGAACAAACTGCACCGGGCCAATATGAAGCCGCCATCCCCAACCTGGCCGAGGGCAGTTACACCTGCAACGTTTACCAAACGGCTGCCCGCAACACAGAATTAGTCAAAACGATCCCGTTTGTCATTCCGTACTCTTCCGAATGGAAAGAATTCGGACAGAACCATCCGTTACTTGCGGAGCTCGCGGAAAAAACCGCCGGCACGCTTGTAAAAGATATTTCGAACATTGAAATGCCCAAAAAACCGTCCGGGGAAACCTTTTCCGAGCACAGTCAAAATACGCTGATTTTAACGATAATCTTCATTTTAATCCTGGTCGATTTAATAATTAATTTGCCGTGGCTCACTTCCCGAGCCTGATTTCGCCCTGAAACTAAGCAAATAAGCCCCCTTCAGGTCGCCCGCTTTGCGTCCGCTTTCCGAAATAAATTTTACTAAAAAAATAATTTTTTACTTGACAAATCTATTTACATGCTGTAAACTCTAATATGTAAATTACGAAGCGTAAAATTGTAACGGTAACGAATAATGTTAAAACCGGAAAAATTATACAAGATAAGCGAAATCCTGGAATTCATGAAAGGCCAAAAAGTAAATATTTCCAGGCAGACGCTCCATAACTATACTTTGATGAATCTGGTGACGGTCGCCAAGCGGACATCTTCCGGGCACCGGCTTTATAATGAAGGCGTATTTGAAAGGCTCATGAAAATAGAAACGCTCAAGCGGCATCATCCTTTATGGGAAGTAAAAAAACTTCTTGGAAAGAAAAAACCTCCCAAGTAATTTGTTTTTAAAGAGAGGTATGAGGGGTATATGATATATCAGATTAATAACGGTTATTGCTTCGTGACAGGCGAAAGCCCGGCCATGCAAAAGCTCATTGCGGACGCAAAGAGAGCAGCCGCCTGCAATTCCAACCTGCTTATCACCGGGGAAACCGGCGTCGGCAAGGAAGTCACTGCGCGTTTCATCCATAACGAAAGCCCCAGAAGGAACGAAAGATTTGTCGTAGCGGACTGCCCTGCCCTTTCTTCCAGCCTTCTGGAAACGGAATTGTTCGGACATGAAAGAGGCGCCTTCACCGGAGCCGAATCCACCCGGATCGGCCGCTTTGAAACCGCCCATAAAGGGACACTGCTTCTCGATGAAATAAGCGAAATCGACATGAAACTGCAGGCAAAACTCTTGGGGGTGCTCGAAAGGAAAAAGCTGGAACGGGTCGGAAGCAGCGCTTCAAAAGATATCGATGTCCGGATTATTGCAACAACCAACCTGGATTTATGGGAATCAAGCAGGAACAAATCGTTCCGCCAGGACCTTTACTTCAGGCTGCATGTCCTCCATATTGAAATCCCCCCCTTAAGGGAACGGCCGGATGATATCCAGCCGCTGGTAAATTATTTTCTGACTAAACACTGTCATGAAAATAATTTGCCGATGAAATCATTGAGTGAAAAAGCCATGCAACTCCTGATGGAATACCACTGGCCGGGCAATATCCGTGAATTATCCAACATTATCGAACGGACGATTGTTGCTTGCCCGGAAAAGGCAATTGACACGGAATATATCATGCCCGCATTAAAAACAAGCGTAAAAACGGATTTGGATACAGAAACACTGGCAGGAAGCCGATTAGTTGACGTTGAACGTAAAGTAATCACGTCAACCCTAAACAGGTTTGGCGGAAACAAACGAAAGATTGCTGAGATTTTAGGCATCTCTGAACGGACACTGCGTGATAAAATCAGGCAATACGAATTGATAAATAATGAGAGGGCATAGAAAGGAGAATCTATGCAACAAACGGAAAAAATACCGCCGGAAATAAGGAAGGTATGGGTAAAATACGGCAAGACAAAGCAGCAGAAATACCGCGATATCCTGATTAAAAACTATTTGCCGATAGTCAAAAGCGTTGCGGAAAAACTCCGCATGCGGCTGCCCAATTGTGTTGACTTGGATGACCTAGTCAGCGCCGGTGTTTTCGGCCTAGCAGACGCAATCAATCTCTTTGACCTGAAACGCAATATTAAATTCGAGACTTACTGCGTTAACCGTATTCGCGGCTCCATGCTGGATGAGCTGCGCGATCTGGACTGGGTGCCCCGGCTTGTCCGGACAAAAGAACATCAACTGGATAAAGCCCAGTCAAGCATTGAAAGGCGGCTCGGACGGCAAGCAAACCCCTATGAAGTGGCCAAAGAAATGAAAGTCTCGATGAAAGCTTACCAAGACTTAAAACGCGAGGCTTCCGTAACCAGCATCCTTCTCTTTAATTATAAGAAAGACATCTCCAGCGAAAATGACCGGACAACCGAACTCTTTGACCTGATTTGCGATGATAAGGCCGACGACGCCTTCCAGCAAATGCTTCTCCAGGATCTGGCCGACCACATAAAGAACGACCTTTCCGAAAATGAAAGACTGGTTCTCCAGCTTTATTTCTACGACGACCTGACTATGAAGGAAATCGGGAAAGTGCTGGAAATTTCTGAATCGCGCGTAAGCCAGATTTTTAACAGCGTGATACACCACCTGCGCCGACGTTTCAAAAGACGCCAGCCTGAATGGCTGACATAAAAGGGTTTCTGTTCAAGGCGGGACAAAACGGAGAGGCTGGGATTTGAACCCAGGGTCCCGGCAAAAACCAGGACAACGGCTTAGCAAGCCGCCGCGATCAACCGCTCTGCCACCTCTCCACGCACATGCAATACCCTACTATCATATTTCCAGCCCGGTAAAAGTCAATATAAACCAAACTCTTTAATTCTGAAAGTTGCACATAAAACTTGATTAAATTATTCTAAGTGTTAAATTATAGGCAGTTGTTTTAAAGGAGATAACATGAACCAATTAGCCAGGCAAAGCATCATGAGCATCAAGCCTTACGTTCCAGGAAAACCTATCGAAGAAGTTGCCAGGGAATTAGGATTAACAAGCCCCATTATAAAACTGGCTTCCAATGAAAACCCGCTCGGCCCTTCCAAGCACGCCATTAAATCCCTTAAAAAACAACTTGGAAATTTAAACCTCTACCCGGATGATAATTGCTATTACCTTTCAAAAGCCCTTGCAGAGAAATTCAAGATTACTGAGAACGAACTTATCCTGGGAAACGGCTCGGTGGAAATACTTGAGCTGGTCACCCAAGCATTTGTAAATAAAGGCGATGAAATCGTCATGGCGGAAGACAGTTTTATAATGTACAAAATAGTCACGGCAATTGCTGAAGGCGTCCGGAAAGCAATTCCTTTAAAAGATTACCGGCATAACCTTGACGCAATGGCGGATGCGGTCACGGAAAAAACTAAGGCAATCTTTATCGCCAACCCAAACAACCCCACCGGAACCATGAATACGGCGGAGGAGGTCAAGCGGTTTATGGCTAAGATACCGGAAAATATCATCGTGGTCTTTGACGAAGCCTACCGCGAATACATCTTGCGGGATGATTTCCCTGATTCGCTCCAGTATTTCCGCCAAGGCAAAAACGTCATAATACTGCGGACATTCTCTAAGATTTACGGCCTGGCCGGCTTAAGGCTGGGCTACGGCATTGCCAACCAGGGAATAATAGAGGCGCTACGCAAAGTAAGGCTGCCGTTTAACGTCAATAGCCCAGCCCAGATTGCCGGGTTGGCCGCGCTGAACGACGAAAGCCACGTAAGGCGCAGCATCGAGATAAACATCCAGGGAAAAGAATTCCTTTATGATAAGTTCAAGGAAATCGGATTAAAATACATCCCTACCGAAGCTAATTTTATATATGTCCTGCCGCCTATAGACAGCGCAGTTTTTTCCCAGGAACTGATGAAAAGCGGCATTATCGTGCGCCACCTGCCCTTGCAGGATATAAACAACGGCGTGCGCATAACTATCGGAACAAAATCGCAAAACAAGAAATTAATCAAACGCATTAAAGACATTTTTAAAAAGCACGGCATAAAATAAACCGATTTACTAGGTATGGTAATAAAAAACAACGGTAACGGTTCGGTCCTTGATACGCGCGTTTTGGTCTTAAACAGGCTGTTTACGGCGATAAAGATTATCACTGTCCGGCGTGCCTTTAAAATGCTCTATAAAAACACCGCAGAGGTGGTGGCCCAGAATAACGGGTCGTTTGCAACATACGATTTTATCAGGTGGATAGACCAGCCGACCAACGGTTCGCGTGAGGACATCATACATACTCCATCCAGGAAACTGAAAGTTCCAAGAGTAATCCGCCTCTTGAGCTATGACAAACTTCCCAAGCAGGAAGTAAGATTCAGCCGTAAAAGCATTATGGCAAGAGATGAATACCGCTGCCAATACTGCGGGAAAAAGCTTGCCGCCACCAAATTGAGCATTGACCATATCATCCCCCGCTC encodes:
- the bioD gene encoding dethiobiotin synthase, producing the protein MPKSNKSLSVFITGTDTGVGKTVVTTSLALALKQKGYDVGIMKPIASGAKQRAKGKEQRVRLISEDAELLVKATGVKDSLSLVNPICLKLPLAPSLAAGLTKRKVNLANIFSAYKVLKARHRVMLVEGVGGLMVPLKGKYLVADLVRDMKLPLLVVTRPSLGTINHTLLTIKSARDYGLKVIGFIINYHAPFKKGLAEKYAAKTISEFSGVSCLGEIGYLEKTRGIKPCGKIAEKFVRSY
- a CDS encoding MotA/TolQ/ExbB proton channel family protein, yielding MFEIISKGGFFIWPLLVCSVISLAVIIDRFFALRRGRREFAAFVKEFIPTLEKKGIKESIEFCRKSRVPLARIYEKGLEDYQSRMDKERTKQIMQEIAGLELPSLERGLKILSVIAHISPLLGFLGTVTGMINAFQTIQSATASGEPAGPGMLAGGIWEALITTAVGLIVAIPTYIAFAYFSNVVDKMTNDMERHSREMLEKL
- a CDS encoding VWA domain-containing protein, giving the protein MSPVRFEQPWILLACLPILAILFYFSGKGTAKRARWWISYTIRSIIVMLLVIILGGANFTVKSGNLCRIYLVDNSGSIFLNQMEALDAIQNDAKKLKPDDLAGLIVFGGNASVEIAPVKASEFKPSIQLNSSINKNQTDIEKALRTATETFPEGYQKEIMLFSDGLETTGYAKEIIPMLVNSSIKVNAMPIGAMNISDLAINEFSLPAVTTINQPVSGKIILSSTVQAEASLHIYETGKSVKQWNNLKLNKANPLTLSFELPPSDTAVQEFEAVLKTDNFNELCTVNNTARAITARKDKPSIFYCAGGQPTAELAQIIKTNGYFRLDEKKTFDNLNLYDGIIIDNLPLNELKKEELDAVKDFVHGGGGVLMMGGKKSYALGGYQGSMLEEISPVWFAPPHNIALAIILDRSGSMEEPITADSNKWSIARQALNEALKLLSGKDELEIIIFNDRYETIRALQKMSDLSDVNNLLKQIQPNGSTVILAPIRQKAFSDLAGTGTARKHIILISDGASTGGETKEDALKLGGELAGAGITISTIATGESVDEDFLKNVTNKETNGRFYRLSDFLTLSDFLKNDLSYYQGLYYEGETNIEIIAEKEWFTGINDLPQVDGYNRTSLKEDAESIIETKGNREPILSGRHYGKGKVFAFASALNKEWAKEWIDWQSLGEFWNIILSKMIPSGANGKTDLSIAHLVSEDNTLKINIRNAQNEHNLQFDIEIGKQGLNISRKQAEQTAPGQYEAAIPNLAEGSYTCNVYQTAARNTELVKTIPFVIPYSSEWKEFGQNHPLLAELAEKTAGTLVKDISNIEMPKKPSGETFSEHSQNTLILTIIFILILVDLIINLPWLTSRA
- a CDS encoding sigma-54-dependent Fis family transcriptional regulator — its product is MIYQINNGYCFVTGESPAMQKLIADAKRAAACNSNLLITGETGVGKEVTARFIHNESPRRNERFVVADCPALSSSLLETELFGHERGAFTGAESTRIGRFETAHKGTLLLDEISEIDMKLQAKLLGVLERKKLERVGSSASKDIDVRIIATTNLDLWESSRNKSFRQDLYFRLHVLHIEIPPLRERPDDIQPLVNYFLTKHCHENNLPMKSLSEKAMQLLMEYHWPGNIRELSNIIERTIVACPEKAIDTEYIMPALKTSVKTDLDTETLAGSRLVDVERKVITSTLNRFGGNKRKIAEILGISERTLRDKIRQYELINNERA
- a CDS encoding FliA/WhiG family RNA polymerase sigma factor, with the protein product MQQTEKIPPEIRKVWVKYGKTKQQKYRDILIKNYLPIVKSVAEKLRMRLPNCVDLDDLVSAGVFGLADAINLFDLKRNIKFETYCVNRIRGSMLDELRDLDWVPRLVRTKEHQLDKAQSSIERRLGRQANPYEVAKEMKVSMKAYQDLKREASVTSILLFNYKKDISSENDRTTELFDLICDDKADDAFQQMLLQDLADHIKNDLSENERLVLQLYFYDDLTMKEIGKVLEISESRVSQIFNSVIHHLRRRFKRRQPEWLT
- a CDS encoding histidinol-phosphate transaminase: MNQLARQSIMSIKPYVPGKPIEEVARELGLTSPIIKLASNENPLGPSKHAIKSLKKQLGNLNLYPDDNCYYLSKALAEKFKITENELILGNGSVEILELVTQAFVNKGDEIVMAEDSFIMYKIVTAIAEGVRKAIPLKDYRHNLDAMADAVTEKTKAIFIANPNNPTGTMNTAEEVKRFMAKIPENIIVVFDEAYREYILRDDFPDSLQYFRQGKNVIILRTFSKIYGLAGLRLGYGIANQGIIEALRKVRLPFNVNSPAQIAGLAALNDESHVRRSIEINIQGKEFLYDKFKEIGLKYIPTEANFIYVLPPIDSAVFSQELMKSGIIVRHLPLQDINNGVRITIGTKSQNKKLIKRIKDIFKKHGIK
- a CDS encoding HNH endonuclease → MVIKNNGNGSVLDTRVLVLNRLFTAIKIITVRRAFKMLYKNTAEVVAQNNGSFATYDFIRWIDQPTNGSREDIIHTPSRKLKVPRVIRLLSYDKLPKQEVRFSRKSIMARDEYRCQYCGKKLAATKLSIDHIIPRSRGGSSNWDNLVACCSKCNTKKGGKTPKEARMKLIHKPAAPTMTPLFSAHLKDKKYTFWKEFVTEKTRISF